One window of the Magnolia sinica isolate HGM2019 chromosome 19, MsV1, whole genome shotgun sequence genome contains the following:
- the LOC131234796 gene encoding pentatricopeptide repeat-containing protein At4g02750-like translates to MVLLRCGRKPSTLSFFFRTFSTSALPIFQNPEKDLFLCNSTIMQLARLGRVDDARKVFEEMPQRDSVTWNSMVTGYSQNRRVDDARALFDAFQGKNVRTWTAVLTGYARNGRIGEARRLFDEMPERNVISWNAMISGYVQNGDVDSARRLFDEMPERNVASWNSIITGYCHCHRMVEGRTLFNQMPVRDLVSWTVMISGYVRIGEYAEAWRLFWNMRRVGVVPDQSNFAATLSAVTNLNELGLIVNLHTLAIKTGFDRDVVVGTAILNGYTRNAELGLAIQFFEAMPERNEYSWTTIITAFSQSGRLDDAVMLYERVPEQTVASRTAMMTAYAQHGRIHEARLLFEQIPHPNTVTWNAMLSGYAQNGMIEEADEIFRRMPIRNDISLAAMISGCAQNGRSEEALELLSELHRSGSVPSHSCFTSALSACANIGALEIGRQIHALAAKTGSQFNSYVGNGLITMYARCKNVEDVSQVFSTMRTKDIVSWNSLIAGLSQNHMLDDARTTFEKMPDRDVVSWTAMISAYVQAGHGVEAMEVFAGMLCSGTKPNTSTVTSILSACASLGATKLGKQIHCLIFKLGLEADIFVGNALISMYFKCGCADAIWVFNEMPERDVVTWNSVLDGCAHHGFGKEAVEIFEQMKAEGVLPNQVSFVGLLCACSHAGLIDEGWHYFNSMSRDYGLMPLEAHYACMVDLLGRAGHLYEAEALIENMPIEPDSVVWGALLGACKIHQNIELGRRVAEKLFALEPQNSGTYILLSNIYASLGLWNEVGEVRKVMKDRGVTKEPGFSWIQIKNKVHCFVTGDKNHEQTEEIFLTLKELYGRLKAVGYVPDTNFVLHDVEEEQKENALLYHSEKLAIAYGLLNTPSGTPIQIMKNLRICGDCHTFAKYVSGVTEREIDIRDGKRFHHFRCGSCSCGDYW, encoded by the coding sequence ATGGTTTTGCTGAGATGCGGTCGAAAACCTTcaactctttccttctttttccgcACATTTTCTACTTCTGCCCTTCCCATCTTCCAAAACCCCGAGAAGGACCTCtttctctgcaactccacgatcATGCAACTCGCCCGACTCGGTCGAGTCGACGACGCCCGCAAGGTGTTCGAAGAAATGCCCCAACGGGATTCCGTCACTTGGAATTCGATGGTCACCGGGTATTCACAGAACCGGCGGGTCGATGACGCTCGGGCGCTGTTTGATGCGTTTCAAGGGAAGAATGTGAGGACGTGGACGGCTGTGCTTACCGGGTATGCTCGGAATGGGAGGATTGGTGAAGCCCGCAGGTTGTTTGACGAAATGCCGGAGCGGAATGTCATTTCTTGGAATGCAATGATCAGCGGGTATGTCCAAAACGGTGATGTTGATTCCGCTCGGCGGTTGTTCGACGAAATGCCTGAAAGAAATGTGGCATCATGGAATTCGATCATTACAGGCTACTGCCACTGCCATCGGATGGTGGAAGGTCGTACTCTTTTTAATCAGATGCCCGTGAGGGATTTAGTTTCTTGGACGGTTATGATTTCTGGGTACGTCCGGATTGGTGAGTATGCAGAAGCATGGAGACTTTTCTGGAATATGCGCCGTGTTGGTGTGGTGCCGGACCAGTCAAACTTTGCTGCTACGCTTTCAGCTGTCACGAATCTGAACGAACTTGGATTGATTGTGAACTTGCACACGCTGGCTATCAAGACTGGTTTTGACAGAGATGTGGTTGTGGGAACTGCAATCTTAAATGGTTATACGAGGAATGCTGAACTGGGTTTGGCAATCCAATTCTTCGAGGCAATGCCTGAACGGAATGAGTATTCGTGGACCACAATTATCACTGCCTTCTCTCAGAGTGGCAGGTTGGATGACGCTGTCATGTTGTACGAGCGTGTCCCTGAGCAGACGGTTGCATCTCGGACGGCAATGATGACAGCTTATGCTCAGCATGGGAGAATCCATGAAGCACGCCTCCTATTCGAACAGATTCCGCATCCAAACACAGTCACCTGGAATGCCATGCTTTCTGGGTATGCCCAGAATGGTATGATTGAAGAAGCAGACGAGATCTTCCGGAGGATGCCAATACGGAATGATATTTCTCTGGCTGCAATGATTTCTGGGTGTGCACAGAATGGGAGGAGTGAGGAAGCTTTGGAGCTGCTCTCTGAGCTCCATCGATCAGGATCGGTGCCAAGTCATTCCTGTTTTACGAGTGCACTATCCGCCTGTGCTAACATTGGAGCACTTGAAATCGGTAGGCAGATTCATGCGCTTGCTGCCAAAACAGGTTCTCAGTTCAATTCATATGTAGGAAATGGTTTGATTACAATGTATGCTCGGTGCAAGAACGTGGAAGATGTTTCTCAGGTTTTTAGTACAATGAGAACGAAGGACATCGTATCGTGGAACTCTCTAATTGCAGGGCTgtcccaaaatcatatgttgGATGATGCTCGTACTACTTTTGAGAAGATGCCCGATCGCGATGTCGTGTCTTGGACAGCCATGATATCTGCTTATGTGCAGGCAGGCCATGGtgttgaggccatggaagtttttgCTGGCATGTTGTGTAGTGGGACGAAGCCAAACACATCGACAGTGACTAGCATTCTCAGTGCTTGTGCGAGCTTGGGTGCTACCAAGCTCGGCAAACAGATCCActgcttgatttttaagcttgggCTTGAAGCAGATATTTTTGTGGGTAATGCTCTCATATCCATGTACTTCAAGTGCGGGTGTGCCGATGCCATTTGGGTCTTCAATGAGATGCCTGAGCGTGACGTAGTCACGTGGAATTCGGTCCTAGATGGCTGTGCACATCACGGGTTCGGAAAGGAAGCTGTGGAGATTTTTGAGCAAATGAAGGCCGAGGGCGTCTTGCCCAATCAGGTGAGCTTTGTGGGGCTCTTGTGTGCTTGTAGCCATGCCGGCCTCATTGATGAAGGGTGGCATTACTTTAATTCGATGAGCAGAGATTATGGGCTCATGCCATTGGAGGCTCATTATGCTTGCATGGTTGACCTTCTTGGGCGGGCTGGGCACTTGTATGAAGCCGAAGCGCTTATTGAGAACATGCCTATCGAACCAGATTCAGTAGTGTGGGGAGCCTTGCTCGGCGCCTGTAAAATCCATCAGAACATTGAGCTGGGTAGGAGAGTCGCAGAAAAGCTGTTTGCGTTGGAGCCACAGAACTCTGGTACCTACATCTTGCTATCGAACATCTATGCGTCCCTTGGGTTGTGGAATGAAGTAGGTGAAGTGAGGAAGGTGATGAAAGATCGGGGTGTTACCAAAGAACCCGGCTTTAGCTGGATACAGATTAAAAACAAGGTGCACTGTTTTGTAACGGGGGATAAGAACCACGAGCAAACTGAAGAGATATTCTTGACGTTGAAGGAGTTGTATGGACGGCTAAAAGCAGTGGGTTATGTTCCTGACACAAACTTCGTTCTTCATGATGTGGAAGAGGAACAGAAGGAGAACGCACTCCTCTACCACAGCGAGAAACTTGCTATCGCTTATGGTCTTTTGAACACGCCATCCGGCACACCCATCCAGATTATGAAGAATCTCCGCATTTGCGGAGATTGTCATACCTTTGCCAAGTATGTGTCTGGGGtgacagagagagagattgaCATTAGGGATGGGAAGAGATTCCACCATTTTCGATGCGGGTCATGTTCTTGTGGAGATTATTGGTGA